ACGATTACGTCAGACTTGAAATAGAAGCAATCTGTGCTGGTATTCCACCTCACTCCTAGTACcttttgtgggtctaaattaagacacgAGTACGAATCGGATGAGTCGTCTGTCAAATTGCTCTGTTGTAGATACTCTCGCAGCTGCGGGTCGTTAGTTACCCATTTTCTCAATTCCATCTTTGCCTCTGAAAAAAGTTTGAGTACCGTACCGATTACGGTCTTTGCTGCTAATGTAGGCGCATTTGACAAGTAGTCGTCTACATATAGATGCCGTAACATTTGGCGACTGCTTACTGCTAGTTCGCCTTTGTATGACTCGAGGTGTTTCTTTaggacggtcctgagcactgccgggctACATGTTAGCCCAAATGGTAGTCTATTCCATTTGTAGGTCTGCAGCGTtcctgggacgttttcgtctTCTAAAAGGaaccttaacgcttccgcgtcCTCGTTTAGcaattttaccattaaaaATGCTTGTCGGATatcagctgtccaggcaattGGATTTAGCCTAAACGTCAGGATAACATCAAGAATGTCAGGATTCAGATTGAGTCCTTCTTCGAGACAGTCGTTGGCGCTGAATCCTGTTTTCGGCTTCGCAgaaccattgaaaacaggtcTCACTTTGCTGGTGATTTTGTCTTTACGGACAACTGGGTGATGGGGTAGAATCGTGTAGATACCCTTAAAATTGGTGTCTGCTTTAGAGATGAATCTAAGTTCTTTCAGTTTTCTGAACTCAgcttcgtatgaagtcttcatctcgTTATCCTTCTCCATCCTTTTCATCAGCGCTCttgcctgaccttctgccatggcgTCATTCTTGCTGAGGTATTGTTTGTTCCCGttccatgggagcggtgcGACATAATGTCCATCTTCGTCTTGTTTGATGGAGTCTGTATGAGATTTCCAGCGATCCGAAAGTGGCACATTTTCTAGTGGATCTAGACTTTCTAATTTCCACCACTtcgcaaaatcaatttcatcgTTTCTGTTCGAATTCGGGCCTTGCATTGGGTATTGTGGTGTTCCTTCTTTTGCCTTTAGGAGGAAGCCGATCGCCGTAGTGGTGGAAATCGCAACTGTCTCATCCTGCCCAAGTAGTAACCAACCCAATTTGCTTTCGATGGCTCTAATTCCAGTCTTCGAaacgatctgttttgagcctagtaccttccagacttgattGGCTCCAATCAAAATGTCTATTTGGCAAGGTCCTGCTGTCCCGCTCAAAATTCTATCATCAGCCAACTTGTAACCTTGGTTCCAGAGTTCACTGACGAATTCGGTCTTTGTCGATCCAGCAACCTTTCCTATTTCGGGTTGCTCAATCGCCTCtaaatcaattgattcggCATCCGGAATTATCCCGCGTAGTCGTAACTTTCTTACACTTCGTTCCTTTTCTGGGTGTAGGTGACCCACTGCCTgaagtttcaatttgatttttcccacTTCCTGAAGTCCTAGAGTTTGAGCGAGTTCGCTTCGGATCAGTGTTGCATTTGATCCTTGATCAATGTACGCTATAGCTTTGTGCCAACCGTTTGGCCCTTCCACTATAACAGTTGCTGTTTGGACGTACACGCCACCGAATAGGCGTGCTTCTATTGAGAGTGGAGCGTCATCTGCTGCCTTTAACATTGGGGACGCTGCTACCGTAGCTGTCACTGTTTTCGCCCGAACTGTCTGATTACAGATGGCTGTATGGTGACCCTTGCCACATTTGGCGCAATTGCTTGTCTTCCAACAGGCTCTCACTTGGTGACTCTGTCCGAGGCACCTCCAACACCTTTTCTCCTTCCGAACTTGCTCTAGTTTCTTCTCTATTGCGACTTCGCATTTGTACGTGGGGTGTTTGTCTTTGCAGAACAAACATGgtctttttattgttgttgaggTCTTCTCTTTTCGATCTTTCGGATGTATTGTTGCAGTTCCTGTCACTGCTAATTCCGCTGCCGTTGGTGTGGATGCAAATGTAACTCGATTTGCTTTTTCAGTAGCCTCCTGCTTcggttttttcttctcgttcttTTCAGTCGAGAACGCATATTCCCAATCCTCTGCTACACtgtcgatgaaggtaaagagatcttttaacgttttacgggATCTTCTTGTTTCCCCATGCCATCTTGAAACTAATTCAAGAGGTAGTTTTCTTGTAATTATCTCTGAAATTGCTTCATTTTGTGCAGAATTCTTTTCCAAGTCGCCAAGATTCAAGGCGTGACCCATTGCTCTGTCGTGCAACTTCCTCATTGCCTTGTAGTCTTCTACTCGTTCTACCCTAGGCAATTCCGTAATTGCGATGTAGTGGTCTGCTCTTGCTGATCTCGGCCTGTTGTATTTCCCATTTAAAATGTCGATTGCCTTggtgtaattttcttctgttaaGTCCAGGTATGAAATTGCACCAGCAGCGTCTTCGCTCATGTGCATCTTCAATCTGCTGAATTTTTCGATGGGTCGTAGTGATGGATTTTCGTGTATAAGTGTACGAAAACTCGCCCACCAATCTCTCCATTTGTTTGAATCCCCTTCAAATTTGGCTAATTCAATTCTTGGTAGCAGATGAGCAATGCTCATGAtattttgctgttgttgcagtgCAACTGTATTGGTTGCTTGTACACCTGTTGCTTGCGCAACGTTTCCTGTTGTTGTCGGAGTTGTCTCCTCTTCATCCGAATTTTCCGAATGTTCAGAGGGTTCTCTTTCCGAAGGTGCAGTtggccttcttcttttccaatcGATAACCATTGTATGATGACGGTCTACAAACTCTTCGTGTTTGTCGACATATCTTGCTTGCATCTCGGCGTCTAGTTGGGGTATGACATCTCTATAATGCTTAAGAAGCCTTAGCGCTCTGTCATCAGCTAGTTCGTAAGCTGTTTCTGCTGCTTCCAAAAAATTGTCTCTGCAAGCTTCATCataacttttcaaattcttgtgtaattccCTTTCCAATGTCTCTATTGTTAAGAGCGTTAAAGTCTGCGCCtgttgctttttgtttgcGGTCGCCATTGTTTGGAATTAGACTGATTTCAGTAATCTACGAATTTGAGAATCGATCTTgaggaaaaggaaattaaagttgttcaaggcagtattttaaattctgagaaagcaacaagaaaatatgCTTGTTGAAAACCAGTCTATTGACGTATTCGTCGAgttacaaaaaatttgtttgttaccactagatggctaaGATCTTAGTTTAACATAACACGAAgggaatttaaaacaaaaaatgaagcctCTTCTTGAGCGA
This sequence is a window from Daphnia magna isolate NIES linkage group LG7, ASM2063170v1.1, whole genome shotgun sequence. Protein-coding genes within it:
- the LOC123474466 gene encoding uncharacterized protein LOC123474466 gives rise to the protein MATANKKQQAQTLTLLTIETLERELHKNLKSYDEACRDNFLEAAETAYELADDRALRLLKHYRDVIPQLDAEMQARYVDKHEEFVDRHHTMVIDWKRRRPTAPSEREPSEHSENSDEEETTPTTTGNVAQATGVQATNTVALQQQQNIMSIAHLLPRIELAKFEGDSNKWRDWWASFRTLIHENPSLRPIEKFSRLKMHMSEDAAGAISYLDLTEENYTKAIDILNGKYNRPRSARADHYIAITELPRVERVEDYKAMRKLHDRAMGHALNLGDLEKNSAQNEAISEIITRKLPLELVSRWHGETRRSRKTLKDLFTFIDSVAEDWEYAFSTEKNEKKKPKQEATEKANRVTFASTPTAAELAVTGTATIHPKDRKEKTSTTIKRPCLFCKDKHPTYKCEVAIEKKLEQVRKEKRCWRCLGQSHQVRACWKTSNCAKCGKGHHTAICNQTVRAKTVTATVAASPMLKAADDAPLSIEARLFGGVYVQTATVIVEGPNGWHKAIAYIDQGSNATLIRSELAQTLGLQEVGKIKLKLQAVGHLHPEKERSVRKLRLRGIIPDAESIDLEAIEQPEIGKVAGSTKTEFVSELWNQGYKLADDRILSGTAGPCQIDILIGANQVWKVLGSKQIVSKTGIRAIESKLGWLLLGQDETVAISTTTAIGFLLKAKEGTPQYPMQGPNSNRNDEIDFAKWWKLESLDPLENVPLSDRWKSHTDSIKQDEDGHYVAPLPWNGNKQYLSKNDAMAEGQARALMKRMEKDNEMKTSYEAEFRKLKELRFISKADTNFKGIYTILPHHPVVRKDKITSKVRPVFNGSAKPKTGFSANDCLEEGLNLNPDILDVILTFRLNPIAWTADIRQAFLMVKLLNEDAEALRFLLEDENVPGTLQTYKWNRLPFGLTCSPAVLRTVLKKHLESYKGELAVSSRQMLRHLYVDDYLSNAPTLAAKTVIGTVLKLFSEAKMELRKWVTNDPQLREYLQQSNLTDDSSDSYSCLNLDPQKVLGVRWNTSTDCFYFKSDVIVDAAAKVKVLTKRSFAKISTKLFDPLGFIGPITLQFKLLFQELWQEKIGWDDNVNSQTESRFRAIVEDLKGIDRIQIPRMISTAPTDVIQELHVFCDASTKAYGAVAYAKSRNPGFIRLVCCKTRAAPLPKNEVSLPRLELLSAELGSVLAERIVNAIDKVKWEVTLWTDSMAALGWIKGDPGRWKLFVRNRVETIQKRFKPEHWKHCPGRDNPADFASRSCSVKKLTEAFSWWGGPSWLKQESSEWPQQDNPTSDDLQLMEVETKSKQRMQILAVFNMPDWLDSLVLIVSSYLRLLRTIAWMYRLMKKLPPGKAIETVGVAEIHCLSVCEISTAENFILRTIQQKAFPEIYGSLKEGKSNKKLLRDLDTLRPIWDEKQQLIRVTGRVGPALRDLLIEPPILLPANERIVDLLIHHHHVKRKHTGVQSTLTYLRNRFWIIRARQRIKSVIKHCGKCQRAQSRPFDEEAASMPLDRTKKAQPFEIIGIDYFGPMYVLEEVLLIEKDKEGNDVEKTRIGEKRCTRVYSLVPSQELYILSS